DNA from Flavobacterium aestivum:
TTTCTGGAAGAACTATTATATTTTGCATTTTGGTTATATCAAAGAGATTTTGTGAAAGTTTAATAAACTATCTATTGTAAGGATTATGATTAAGAATAATGATGAAAATCCAGCTAGTGGAACTGAATTGTGTTTCATTATTTTTTTTAATGTAAGCTGCAAACTAATGGCGAATAACATTGAAAGTATAAAAAAGAGAACATAGTTCTTTAGATAGAATAAAGGCGTTATTGCAATATAAAACAGTAAATCACCTAACCCAAAATAATTTTCAAACGGATTCAAAAAGCGTTTGCTTTTTAAACTCATGTAAATTGTTAATATGCTTAAAACGATTAAGAAAAAACAGGCGTTAAAAAGTACTGTTATATTTGAAAGTTTGTTGTCACTTCGCATTATGAAATAAGAAAGGAAGAAGATGAGTAAAGGTAAAAGAACGTGTATTCTTCGGTATTTCCAATCTTGAAAAAATATAATTAGTAGACAAATTAATAAACTTATAAAAAATATTTCCAATTTATTCTTTTGTTACTTCAGTTAACATTTTCTTGCTATCTATCTCCCAAGTATTAAAACTTCCATCTCCATC
Protein-coding regions in this window:
- a CDS encoding prepilin peptidase, which translates into the protein MEIFFISLLICLLIIFFQDWKYRRIHVLLPLLIFFLSYFIMRSDNKLSNITVLFNACFFLIVLSILTIYMSLKSKRFLNPFENYFGLGDLLFYIAITPLFYLKNYVLFFILSMLFAISLQLTLKKIMKHNSVPLAGFSSLFLIIILTIDSLLNFHKISLI